The following coding sequences lie in one Natranaerobius trueperi genomic window:
- the gyrA gene encoding DNA gyrase subunit A, with product MSDLNTGKIIPIDIQKEMENSFLDYAMSVIVSRALPDVRDGLKPVHRRILYAMHDLGITSDKSYKKSARVVGEVLGKYHPHGDVALYDAMVRMAQDFSTRYTLVDGHGNFGSIDGDNAAAMRYTEVRMAKISTELLRDIDKNTIDYQLNFDETLEEPKVLPSRFPNLLVNGSAGIAVGMATNIPPHNLGEVIEGVTALIENPEVSDEELMQYIKGPDFPTGGLILGKSGIKDAYTTGRGKLKIRAKTEIESLKGNKHRILVTELPYQVNKAKLIESIAGLVRDKKVEGISDLRDESDRDGLRVVIELKRDVNPKVLLNQLYKYTSLEQSFGVILLALVKGEPKVLTLRQILNHYLEFQKEVITRRTKYLLDKAEARAHIIEGLRIALNNLDAVIKLIRESQTVKKAKEGLMNNFSLSEKQAQAILDMRLQKLTALERDKIEEEYKELMDKIDYYKRVLSDENLVLEIIKKEITEVKEKYADNRQTLITQKAGEIDEEDLIPNEDVIITLTHQGYIKRVPLSTYRNQKRGGRGISGMTTKDDDFVEHLFATTTHNYILFFTNKGKVYRLKVYEIPEASRQAKGTAIVNLLTKDPDEHISAVIPIEEFTHDDYLFFVTKKGIVKKVILDELKAYRKDGLIAVTLKENDELIDVHLTNGKQEVFLGTKKGYAIKFSEEEVRSMGRVSRGVKGISVGEDDEVVGMDIPQENKDLLVISENGFGKRTPITEYRSQSRGGKGIYTFKITEKTGELAGYRMVSEKDEIILVTATGVINRQAVKGISQMSRRTQGVRTIRLKEEDRVVSLAIPKN from the coding sequence ATGAGTGACTTAAACACAGGTAAAATAATTCCTATAGATATACAAAAAGAGATGGAAAACTCATTTCTTGATTATGCCATGAGTGTTATCGTTAGCAGAGCGCTTCCAGATGTACGAGATGGACTTAAACCAGTTCACCGTCGAATACTATATGCTATGCACGACCTTGGGATTACTTCAGATAAATCTTACAAAAAATCCGCAAGAGTTGTCGGGGAAGTACTAGGTAAGTACCATCCACATGGAGATGTCGCGCTATATGATGCCATGGTCAGAATGGCTCAAGATTTTTCAACAAGATATACTTTAGTTGATGGGCACGGTAATTTTGGGTCAATTGATGGAGATAATGCTGCTGCTATGCGTTACACAGAAGTTCGTATGGCAAAGATTAGTACTGAACTATTAAGAGATATCGATAAAAATACTATAGACTATCAATTAAACTTTGATGAAACATTAGAAGAACCTAAAGTGTTACCATCAAGATTTCCTAATTTGTTGGTTAACGGTTCTGCTGGTATAGCTGTGGGAATGGCCACTAATATACCACCTCATAATTTGGGTGAAGTTATTGAAGGTGTGACTGCTTTAATAGAAAACCCAGAAGTAAGTGATGAAGAATTAATGCAATATATTAAAGGACCAGACTTTCCTACTGGAGGATTAATATTAGGAAAAAGTGGTATTAAAGATGCTTATACCACTGGTAGGGGTAAGCTAAAAATTAGAGCTAAGACAGAAATTGAATCTTTAAAAGGAAATAAACACAGAATACTAGTAACAGAACTACCATACCAAGTAAACAAAGCTAAACTAATTGAATCAATTGCAGGTCTTGTTAGAGATAAAAAAGTTGAAGGAATTAGTGATTTGCGAGATGAATCTGATAGAGATGGTTTACGTGTAGTTATAGAACTTAAAAGAGATGTTAATCCAAAAGTTCTTTTAAACCAATTATATAAATATACATCCCTAGAACAATCATTCGGGGTAATATTGTTAGCATTAGTAAAAGGTGAACCTAAAGTTTTAACACTAAGACAAATACTAAATCACTATTTAGAGTTTCAAAAAGAAGTGATCACTAGACGAACAAAATATTTATTAGATAAAGCTGAAGCACGCGCTCATATAATCGAGGGATTACGCATAGCATTAAATAATTTAGATGCAGTGATTAAGCTGATTAGAGAATCACAAACAGTAAAAAAAGCAAAAGAAGGTCTAATGAATAACTTTTCCCTATCAGAAAAACAAGCGCAAGCAATACTTGACATGCGATTACAAAAATTAACTGCGCTAGAGCGAGACAAGATAGAAGAGGAATATAAGGAATTAATGGATAAAATAGATTATTATAAACGTGTTCTATCTGACGAAAACTTAGTATTAGAAATTATTAAAAAAGAAATCACAGAAGTCAAGGAAAAATATGCAGACAATAGACAGACTCTGATCACTCAAAAGGCTGGAGAAATAGATGAAGAAGATTTAATTCCAAATGAAGATGTAATCATCACTTTGACCCATCAAGGGTATATAAAAAGAGTGCCGTTGTCTACCTATAGAAATCAGAAACGCGGTGGAAGAGGTATTAGTGGTATGACTACTAAAGATGATGATTTTGTAGAACACCTATTTGCAACTACTACTCATAATTATATTTTATTTTTCACTAATAAAGGTAAAGTATATCGCTTAAAAGTTTATGAAATTCCTGAAGCATCTCGACAGGCGAAAGGAACTGCTATAGTCAATCTATTAACAAAAGATCCAGATGAACACATTTCAGCTGTGATCCCAATTGAAGAATTTACACATGATGATTATTTATTTTTTGTAACTAAAAAGGGAATTGTAAAAAAAGTGATTCTAGATGAACTTAAGGCCTATAGAAAAGATGGTTTAATTGCTGTTACTCTAAAAGAAAATGATGAGTTAATAGATGTCCATTTAACTAATGGAAAACAAGAAGTGTTTTTAGGTACTAAAAAAGGATATGCAATCAAGTTTTCTGAGGAAGAAGTTAGAAGTATGGGTAGAGTATCACGAGGAGTGAAAGGTATATCTGTAGGTGAGGATGACGAAGTAGTTGGGATGGATATCCCTCAAGAAAACAAAGATTTACTTGTAATTTCAGAAAATGGATTTGGTAAAAGAACTCCAATTACAGAGTACAGGAGTCAATCCAGAGGCGGAAAAGGTATTTATACGTTCAAAATAACAGAAAAAACAGGAGAGCTAGCAGGGTATAGAATGGTGTCTGAAAAAGATGAAATAATTTTAGTAACTGCAACAGGTGTAATCAATAGACAGGCTGTTAAAGGGATTTCACAAATGAGTAGAAGAACTCAAGGGGTAAGAACAATAAGATTGAAAGAAGAAGACAGAGTTGTATCTTTAGCTATCCCTAAAAATTAG
- the gyrB gene encoding DNA topoisomerase (ATP-hydrolyzing) subunit B, translated as MEEKDVKEINYDESQIQVLEGLEAVRKRPGMYIGSTDDRGLHHLVYEVVDNSIDEAMAGYCDHIEVGLGSDGSVWVTDNGRGIPVKEHPKIKKPTLEVIMTYLHAGGKFSNESYKVSGGLHGVGISVVNALSDWIQVKVYRDGKIFLQEYKKGKPVSGIKEIGETDKNGTEIRFMPDEEIFETVKFDFETLKKRIQQLAFLNKGISISITDKRTEDGEYHNFKYEGGIKSFVEYLNDNKTTIFNPPIYFEAEQEGCIVEVAAQYNDGYQEMIHSYANNIHTQEGGTHESGFKIALTRTINEYARKHNLLKNADKNLTGEDIREGLVSIISVKVQDPQFEGQTKTKLGNSEVRRIVESLVSKHLGIFLEENPAVSKKIVNKSISASRAREAARKARELTRRKSALEVTALPGKLADCTTKDASKSEIYLVEGDSAGGSAKQGRNREFQAILPLRGKIINVEKARFDKILANEEIKTMITAMGTGIGEEFDISKARYHRIIIMTDADVDGAHIRTLLLTFFYRYMRPLIEHGYIYIAQPPLYLVKKKNQKHYAFDDKELEKIFEEVGRDNINLQRYKGLGEMNPTQLWETTMSPESRTILQVTLEDAIEADKIFTVLMGEKVAPRREFIQANARDVRNLDV; from the coding sequence ATGGAAGAAAAAGATGTTAAAGAAATTAATTATGATGAAAGTCAAATACAAGTATTAGAGGGATTAGAAGCTGTAAGAAAACGACCTGGGATGTATATTGGATCTACTGATGACAGAGGCCTTCATCATCTAGTTTATGAAGTTGTTGATAATAGTATCGATGAAGCTATGGCAGGTTATTGTGACCATATTGAAGTTGGTTTAGGTTCAGATGGTAGTGTATGGGTCACTGATAATGGACGAGGTATACCTGTTAAAGAGCATCCTAAAATAAAAAAGCCTACCCTAGAAGTTATTATGACTTATCTTCATGCTGGGGGAAAATTTTCAAATGAAAGTTATAAAGTTTCTGGAGGACTTCATGGTGTAGGTATATCTGTTGTGAATGCACTTTCTGATTGGATTCAAGTAAAAGTTTATCGTGATGGTAAAATCTTTTTACAAGAATATAAAAAAGGAAAACCAGTTAGTGGTATAAAAGAGATAGGTGAGACAGATAAAAATGGCACCGAGATACGTTTTATGCCGGATGAAGAAATATTTGAAACTGTTAAATTTGATTTTGAAACTTTAAAAAAGAGAATACAACAATTAGCTTTTTTAAATAAAGGAATATCTATATCTATAACTGATAAAAGAACTGAAGATGGTGAGTACCATAATTTTAAATATGAGGGTGGTATAAAATCATTTGTTGAATATTTAAATGATAACAAGACAACCATTTTTAACCCTCCTATTTATTTTGAAGCTGAGCAAGAAGGGTGTATAGTAGAAGTAGCTGCTCAATACAATGATGGGTATCAGGAAATGATTCACTCATATGCGAATAATATCCACACTCAAGAGGGTGGCACCCATGAATCTGGGTTTAAAATTGCTTTAACAAGAACCATAAATGAATATGCAAGAAAGCATAATTTATTGAAAAATGCTGATAAGAACTTAACAGGTGAAGATATTCGTGAAGGGTTAGTATCTATTATTAGCGTTAAAGTACAAGACCCTCAATTTGAAGGACAAACCAAAACTAAGCTAGGTAATAGTGAAGTAAGACGTATTGTTGAATCTTTAGTTTCTAAACACCTAGGAATTTTCTTAGAAGAAAATCCAGCAGTGTCAAAAAAGATTGTAAATAAGAGTATCAGTGCATCTCGTGCTAGAGAAGCTGCTAGAAAGGCAAGAGAGCTAACTAGAAGGAAAAGTGCTCTTGAGGTAACTGCGCTTCCCGGAAAGTTAGCTGATTGTACAACTAAAGATGCATCTAAATCAGAAATTTATCTAGTTGAGGGAGACTCAGCTGGTGGCTCTGCTAAACAAGGCAGAAATCGTGAATTTCAAGCCATTTTACCACTACGAGGTAAAATAATAAACGTTGAAAAGGCTCGCTTTGATAAAATATTAGCAAATGAAGAAATTAAGACAATGATAACTGCAATGGGAACAGGAATTGGTGAAGAATTTGATATTTCTAAAGCTCGATACCATAGAATTATCATAATGACAGATGCAGATGTTGATGGAGCTCATATTAGAACTTTACTATTAACATTTTTCTATAGGTATATGCGTCCACTTATAGAACATGGATATATATATATAGCTCAGCCACCTTTATATTTAGTAAAAAAGAAAAATCAAAAACACTACGCCTTTGATGATAAAGAACTTGAAAAGATTTTTGAAGAAGTAGGTAGAGATAATATTAATCTGCAAAGATATAAAGGTCTGGGTGAAATGAACCCTACCCAATTATGGGAAACTACGATGAGCCCTGAAAGTAGGACAATACTCCAAGTTACGCTAGAAGATGCTATTGAAGCTGATAAAATCTTTACCGTCCTAATGGGTGAAAAAGTTGCACCACGAAGAGAATTTATTCAAGCAAACGCCAGAGATGTGCGTAACCTAGATGTTTAA
- the remB gene encoding extracellular matrix regulator RemB, whose protein sequence is MFVHIGENSVLPIKDIVGIFDVEILEDKATRDFLKISEEEGFVIKNDNDTERSFILTGQNIYFSPIASTTLKKRIDKLYSQQQKYADVFIDGAIIDNH, encoded by the coding sequence ATGTTTGTTCATATAGGTGAAAATTCAGTCTTACCTATTAAGGATATTGTAGGTATTTTTGATGTTGAAATTCTTGAAGATAAAGCGACAAGAGATTTTTTGAAAATATCAGAAGAAGAGGGATTTGTAATAAAAAATGATAATGACACTGAAAGAAGCTTTATTTTAACAGGACAAAATATTTACTTTTCACCTATTGCTTCGACTACACTTAAGAAAAGGATTGACAAGCTATATTCTCAACAGCAAAAGTATGCTGATGTTTTTATTGATGGTGCTATAATTGATAATCATTAG
- a CDS encoding DUF721 domain-containing protein, with product MQGIKGELTEFLAKTGFLKKYYDQIAMNHWHHIVGEEINKHCRPSKIQGKQMIVICSHPMWTQELSMRKRKLIKDLNKKTGKKIINDIKFVTGQLPENNTTSSKRRKENKKYCLNKDDKKWVCKVINDVTDHELQEKLQKIIQEDIQLKKDKKDQGYQECKKCGIMTKELKLNAICLQCEKEKHQDKLNSIIRVLKESPWFQYEEVNEVLHIEITRTEFNAGKNTVYNQIKDQLKQAKKACKYCYNDQNYAWLKDLLNQYVLLVTESSPKEIGDSTWRKIVGSLGKDYLRIIDNNRK from the coding sequence ATGCAGGGGATTAAAGGTGAGCTAACTGAATTCCTTGCCAAAACTGGATTCTTAAAAAAGTATTACGACCAAATTGCAATGAACCATTGGCATCATATTGTAGGTGAAGAGATAAACAAACACTGTCGTCCCTCTAAAATTCAAGGTAAACAGATGATTGTGATATGCTCACATCCAATGTGGACACAAGAATTGTCTATGCGAAAGAGAAAGTTAATTAAAGATCTGAACAAGAAAACAGGAAAAAAAATCATTAATGATATTAAATTTGTAACAGGACAACTACCAGAAAATAATACAACGTCTAGTAAAAGACGAAAAGAGAACAAAAAGTATTGTTTAAATAAAGATGATAAAAAATGGGTCTGTAAGGTTATTAATGATGTTACTGACCATGAACTTCAAGAAAAATTACAAAAAATCATACAAGAAGATATACAATTAAAGAAAGATAAAAAAGATCAAGGTTATCAAGAATGTAAAAAGTGCGGTATTATGACTAAAGAGCTCAAACTAAATGCCATATGTCTACAATGTGAAAAGGAAAAACATCAAGATAAGTTGAATAGTATAATTAGAGTTTTAAAAGAGTCACCTTGGTTTCAATATGAAGAAGTTAATGAAGTTCTTCATATTGAAATCACACGTACAGAATTTAATGCTGGGAAAAATACAGTTTATAATCAGATCAAAGATCAACTAAAACAAGCTAAAAAGGCTTGTAAATATTGCTATAATGACCAAAATTATGCCTGGTTAAAAGATTTACTGAATCAATATGTTTTGCTAGTAACTGAAAGCAGTCCAAAAGAGATTGGTGATAGTACTTGGCGTAAAATTGTTGGTTCTCTCGGTAAGGATTATTTAAGAATAATTGACAATAATCGGAAATAG